The Vigna angularis cultivar LongXiaoDou No.4 chromosome 6, ASM1680809v1, whole genome shotgun sequence genome contains the following window.
gctgagcgttcgtccaaacagtgatcgATCCAATATTTTATTCGGTCTTAGCATTCGGTCTAATAGTGTTCAACTCAGGTGTTGGGTTTAGTGTACGGCCAACTAGTGTTTAATACAAAATGGTGTTCGATGTTCTCAGCGCTCGGCCTAGGATTCGATAACGTTCGTTCTTATAGTATTCAGGAATTAGCGTTCGACAgagagcgttcggccttaaactTTGGGTCTCGAACGATCGGTTTTTGAGTATACGTGAGCGTTCTGTAGATCGCGTTCGCCAGATAGCATGCGTCAGATAGCGTTCGACCAAATAGTGTTCGGACTTGATCTTTGAGCGCTCGGTCAAACAGTGTTAATTCAATAGGGTATTCGatggtttagcgttcggcctgttggtaaatagcgttcgtcctaagtatcaatttcagcgttcggcctaatagtgtgttcggtgaaatagcgttcggtctgttggtaaatagcgttcggcctaagtatcaatcttagcgttcggcctaatagtgTGATcgtgaaatagcgttcggcctgttGGTAAATAGTGTCCGTCCTAAGTATCAATCTCAGCGTTCGGCCATGTGGTGTGCAATTTAATATGTACTCTgatttagcgttcggcctgatagtgtaggatttgataacgttcgtccaaacagtgttcggCCTGGTGTTTGTTAATTTGCGTTCGTCCAATGGTGTTAGGTgtatagcgttcgtccaatggtGTTAGGTgtatagcgttcgtccaatggtgttcggtgaatagtgttcgttcaaatagtgtttTGCAAATGGTGATGGATTCTAAGTTCACTGGTTCTGGGTTGAATTAAATGTGTAAAATGTTTGGAAGGTATGGTATGACGTGATTTATGTGGAATGTATATGTTTGGAACATGTGATGTGATGTATGTGAAAAGTATGTGAATGAATGAGGTATGTTGGATTTACTGTGATAATATGGGggtatctggttattcatgacttgggttaaggttcaaagtaaaaatatgattcatgaacgtaattccatgatcctcaaggagaggatacatggtggtgttttggggttgtatagaatgattacatggtagctcagttttgggggtcatcctgaaactccaatggtctttcttctcatgtagagaggattgaaccatgtggtgaggagtagcaggaggtcctagtcttgggtgcttccatatgatccaaggtgagtgataacggattaacctcgtgactgtggccgggcggtagtgcccaaagttccaccgggcggtagtgcccaaagttccaccaggcggtagtgcTAGAGCGGTAgtgctcaagttccataaagccaccacgagtgcaagacccgccatagctcggtaatcattctagtccggacgagtcggggtataaagtaacaagtcttgagatgtcaatttaccatgtttggatgacttttgcatgttgtgtGAATGGGTggaattgtggtttaatgaatatgctctacttgttcttttatacgaatctaagtatgataacatgaattaattgtactatatgtataacatgctttttatacctagctcacccttgcattgttttatgttgtgtgctgtttgggtatgtttctttggcgatgatcatccacttggatgggagcagatgttgtcgcggagtttTCCTTGGAGCAAGAATTGGAGGTTGCTGAtattgcggagtagtcttcttaggaattttcctgattgaacacttgtagtgtttaatcctttcatctgttcatgtttaaatttttactccttttatttggatgactgtaatttcatatttaattacacgtcatactccgactgttctctatatttggatgttaacgtccttattatataatattgattattatataatcgggatgttacacagttgttaaacaatttcttactaaaaaaaatgattttataatgagttttcattttattgtcgtatataattttatctaattttcacaagcaaaatgacatccgaaggaattggtaattggcctggagggttttttttagagatgatgattcaacatatgcagatgataaAATTAGAGAGGtcagtgaagatgatgaaattgaagagatcttgaatgaacctttgcctgaaagTGAATATGTCAATAACTTAattctttacaaaggcaaattgtttaacggcaagtgtttatgattttttcaattggggctacgtTAAGGATGACAGataaaaggttggagtgagagagatgaaagagaaagggttgagaggaacaaggtgagtaagggtttaggtttattttttttagttttgagaatgaaaattattaaaatacccttaaccttaaaagttggaatccatgatatataagggtatttttgtgtactaaaacccgatacacatgactaaaatgtaccaacttaaaaaacaaacatacaCACATTACTAaatcccatatatatatatatatataactttcatTTATTGAGTATCTCTCCATAATAAATTacgataaattaaaatttttaaccaCTAAATCTTAAATAACTCTAATTTTGTGATCAAATATATCATGTATGATTAATCTACATTTAAATACAACCTAACCCAACTTACcacaaaaaaaatacacaaaaattaatttttaactactTTAGatgaattttacaaaatattaaaaaaaacgcGTTGGAAGCAGAGTAGACAATATGTAtaatgaaacagaaaaaaaagaaaaagaaattagggAAGAAGACAAACATTTAAGAAGGAAGGGAAGCTTACTAAATTTTTGGCATGACATGTTTTCTTGATATTAATGATGTATTTGTGTATTGTGGGGATAAAGTTAAAACAGGCTTCTCCGATTGGAGTTAGGTGGATTTTTATTGGATAAAGCCGAGAAGGAATTGGCAAATTCTTTTTTAAGGATTTGGTGTTTTGGTTTTTTAGGTTTTGGCATTAAAGAAGTTTGCGGCTTATAAGTTTTGGTATTAAGTGTTAAaccatctttttaaaaaaaaataataataacaaatacaTGTTCCTGGAATAAAACTTTGATTTTAACTAACAACACTAAAATTATACGACTTTCCATAAAacatagaaacaaaataaatctataatttaatttaaaaataaaatacaattttaaaaataatttgacgatcaaaaaatatatttaatctatttAATAATCATGAAGTGCgtctaaatttaaattgtatttagtcccaaattaaatataatattacatcTTATTTCTAGaggattaaattaaattaaaattttaaataatcacTGTAATACAACAATACCATTGCCACAGCCCATACCACTTGACACTACCAAAATTTATggtatttatgtttttttaaaataaaaaatataaaaaattacggATTAATACGTGATATGTACaatgacaaaattaaaatttttttaaaattaaaaaaccaaattaaaccaaaaaataataagaaaatcaaAAAAATGAACCAACTATTCAAACCTATTTAATGACATATTTTCAACCGCgcaagacaattttttttatcagcaacaGCACAAACACATATATGTTCACACTCTTGTTTAACATGGAGTAGTATATAATAGAACTGGTGAACGGGTAATTCAAAGTTAGAATCAATAAGGATGGGATAGCTGCAGGGGAGATTTTCAAATAATCACCCTGAAGCCTCATTAAAGATATGTTAGCGAGTGGCTCAAGAACACATAATAATCTTGCTATTGCTCATGTTTGTTTTGCCACATCTACCATTATCCCTCGTGATTTTTTATAGTGACAGAGGCAACCTCCATCAGAAACCAGAAATGAATTCGAGTCATTTCTTTCAGATAATTTCTGTGCCATTGATGAAAAATACAAGGTCTTGATCATTATTCATACAGTCACTTGCTTGCCTTTGACTCTGTGAAGTACCAGATTTTCCCCTATATATTGATATTGTAAGAGCCATTGCAACTACAGTGCTACAGCCAAGGGAGAAGGGGGATGTTCTATAAGGGTGCttcctttttttattacaatttgtTAGACTCTTCGTAATGAATTCTGTGCACCTATATTTGGAGCATTGTACGGTGTTGGACTGTAGTTATTAATTTAAGCGAGTTTATATATGATCATGAATTATGTCAACTGTTAAAACTTGGATTATTTTGTGCGTGTTCATTTTTTATTGCTATTTTTCTTTGGATCTCCCTGTTTGAAAAGTACTAACATGTATGAACATAACACGAATCGCGAGATCTAAGACTAGAACACAGAAAGCACCTGATCAATTGTAAATGCCTTCTCCTTCATTAAATCCCTCGTGACAGAGTTCAAAGATGTTTCTATCCCTTGTGAAATAATAATAGGAGCGTCGAGCTTAATGGGAAAAGATATGATCTAAATCTAGACTGGTGcatagaaaaataagaaaccaACGATAAATAATTAGGTGGAGCAGGTTTGTGAagactaaaaccaaaaattaatcaaaaaccATTGAGCAAATTACACAGTTCTGCTATGTACCAACGTTAGGTGCCAGGGTTGACACTGGTGGACCACGAGAGTATCTCCATTGATCACAGGCATAGCACTTATCCAACTTCACATTGTTCTCCAACGTACAGAATTTGCAAGACCAAGTGTTGTACTTGGTACTAACATCTTTTGGCTGGTGAGTGCCGCACAACTCACAAATGGGAGCCAATTTCTGCAATGATCCACATCATTCACACATATTAGAAAAGTCGTTATTTTTTAATGCCAGAAATAGGTAGtgctaattatatatatttagaagaatgaatgaaaataatatactttCTAACTACAGAAAAAAACAATGTCCGCAAAAATATTTGGATACTTACGTTGTTCAATAGAGTGCACATCGTACATTCCCACATTCTAGATTCATCAGAACGAAATGTTCTACTATCACCAGATACGGACACACTTGATAAATTTGCCGAACTAGGTCCTTCATGAAAATTGGATTGAGAATGTGAAATGGTTTCAGACCCACAGCATCTTCGTTTAGATCCCGTTTTTGGTGTGTCCATAGTCAAATCTATTAATTCAGAACTACTAGATGATGAGCCAACAAGTAAACTTGAAGAGGTATCCTGACTTCTTTTTCGAGATAACAGCTTTGATGGTAGAGTAGAATTGTCTGTTAGTCTTGAGGTTCCCACATTTTCCCCCTTATGCACAATGTTCTCAGCATCATCATAGTCACCGTCTTCCTGATCCAAATGTGCGGAAGATTGAGAACCACACCATATTTCATCCTGCAATCTCTGTTCTGCAGCCATTGCAGCAGCTTGTGCTGGACTAAGGGCTTTCATTATAATACTATCTCCACCAATACGTTTTGGTCCAGATGGAAGAAGAGATCCCAATCGTGATCTCTTTTCTGCAGCTTCCAGAGCAGTTTTACGGAGGGATGGAAGTGGAGGTTGCCGGGAATAACCACCTAAACGCCTTCCTGGAAGGTCAAACCCCTGTCCTGCACCAGTTATTCCCTTAGCCATCAACTCTTCACATTCCTGTGCACGATTAACAACATGTATATATGAAGGACGctcataaaattaataacttgCTATTAAGAATTCACAGCGGTAAACGAGTATTTAGAACAATCATAAGCATGAGTTATCCAACTATTCCTCTAATAAAAATTTCTccactttaaaatatattttattgaaaagtgaacataatttataaaaagaggATGTTAAATGGAGAGAATTCTGCAAATGTCTATATTGTTAGAAACCTTCCGTTTCTAGCATGACCAGCAGCTAAGGATAAGTTGCTGGGAAAATAAAATTCCTGCCTCCTATTACATTTCCTttcatacttatttatttactcatttgtgttattatattttttttgtcaggGATCTTAGCTAATAAAAATGCTAAACAAATATACCTTCTCATCCTATGCTAATATCTTCCGGTATGGAAAGAAATGATAAACTTGAGGACTAAACCAGTAAAATATTAGCTAAAAG
Protein-coding sequences here:
- the LOC108342254 gene encoding uncharacterized protein LOC108342254 — translated: MNVGDLNKVWEIRALKRKPATEEATKMLEKIAKQVQPIMRKHKWRVKLLSEFCPGNSSLLGLNVGAGIHVKLRLRRPNRDLDFYPFNEVLDTMLHELCHNAHGPHNANFYKLWDELRKECEELMAKGITGAGQGFDLPGRRLGGYSRQPPLPSLRKTALEAAEKRSRLGSLLPSGPKRIGGDSIIMKALSPAQAAAMAAEQRLQDEIWCGSQSSAHLDQEDGDYDDAENIVHKGENVGTSRLTDNSTLPSKLLSRKRSQDTSSSLLVGSSSSSSELIDLTMDTPKTGSKRRCCGSETISHSQSNFHEGPSSANLSSVSVSGDSRTFRSDESRMWECTMCTLLNNKLAPICELCGTHQPKDVSTKYNTWSCKFCTLENNVKLDKCYACDQWRYSRGPPVSTLAPNVGT